The genomic stretch GAACAAACATACAGTCAAATTATTACAGATTTAAAAACGGCTTTGCCCAATTTGCCCACAACGCAGCAGTTTACGACATTACCATCGAAAGCATCGGCTTATGGCGAGTTGGCACGCGTTTATTTGTATATGGCAGATTATACGAATGCTAATGCGTATGCCGACAGCGCTTTGGCGCTCAACAGTTCTTTAAATGATTTAAGTACAGTTTCAGGGGCTATTTCAAGTGCAAATTATCCGGTAAGAAAAAACGACCCTGAAATTTTATTATCCAAAGTAGTTATTCAGGGAATTGCCTATTCGTCCACAGCCATGCGCTTGAGCGATACGTTGCTGAAAGAGCTGGGTACGAAAGATTTGCGTTATCAGTTATTTACAAAAGATGGAACAACCGTTATTTATGATGCTACAGACACGGCAAGCAGGTATTTTACAAAAGATATGTCTTTGGGCGAAGCGCGCAACATTGGTCCCAGCGTGCCGGAAATGATGCTGATAAAAGCGGAATACTATGCTCGCAATAACCTGCCTGCTGATGCTATGACATGGGTAAACAAGCTGCGTGTAAAAAGATTTAAAGCGGCAGATTATGTTGCACTCACAGCAAGCGGCGCGGACGATGCGTTGAAAATAGTAATACAAGAACGCGACAGAGAATTTTTCTGCCGCAACATTCGTTGGTGGGATATGCGCCGTCTGAAAGACGACAGCCGCTTCGCGGAAACGCTCACACGTGTAATTAATGGACAAACGTACACGCTTGCTCCGACAAGCAACCGCTATGTGTTTCCTATTGCGGCATGGAATCTTCAGTTGAATCCAGAAATTGAGCCGAACCCGTAATTAATTAAGAATTGCCAAGTTGAGATTTCTTCCTTTAGTCGAAATAACAATGTTGGCGTTTTCTTGTTCATCAAAAATTGATGATGAATAAAAATTGAAATCTGTGTGTCGTCATTTCGAAGGAGGAACGACCGAGAAATCTCAGAAATTGTTTAAGTTAATTGTAAAAAATGAATAATGAACATTGCAAATTCTATGTTCTGTGAGGAACATTGGATTGGTAGTCGATGCAAAATGATGAATCAAGCGCTCCGAAGAAACGCATGATTAGCTTAAAATACATTTTCTACCAGACAAATGTTCCTAATGGAATAAAATGCAGCTCTAAATTGCTCGTTACAAAAATTATTTTAATTAACTTAAACAGCCCCTCAATCCAAATAATAAGTAAATATAAAATGAAATTTAAGCATAGTTTTTTATCTCTCGCAGCGTTTGGGTTATTAAGTCTTCAATCAAATGCGCAAAGCACACAAGGTCGGTTACAAATAGAATCGCCAAAAATCTTTCCCGGCGATACGGTTGCAATGATTTATCATGTTGATACCGCGCAATTCAAAGCAGGACAACAAATTTATTTAAGAGCGTACATTTTTGATACATCTTATCATTGGTCGCTTATGGAGACGAAAATGCCCAAAATGTCGCGCGATTCTTTCCTGATAAAATTAAAATTTCCCGCTCCGCAAAATGC from Arachidicoccus sp. BS20 encodes the following:
- a CDS encoding RagB/SusD family nutrient uptake outer membrane protein codes for the protein MNNKKFLNYHIYLFAIVVLVAATGCEKYVNIKTQGINVPGEYSNYRDLLNNTSTFERVGAAISDYASDDIQFKDSSSEVNTMLSSDYYAWSINSYRWLDVIYSPTSAYYYQDDNWNNMYNVITNANIVLTELPSVTDSSESAKNELLAEALVHRADAYFNLVQTYSKPYNASTASTDLGVPLILKETTTQSLKRASVEQTYSQIITDLKTALPNLPTTQQFTTLPSKASAYGELARVYLYMADYTNANAYADSALALNSSLNDLSTVSGAISSANYPVRKNDPEILLSKVVIQGIAYSSTAMRLSDTLLKELGTKDLRYQLFTKDGTTVIYDATDTASRYFTKDMSLGEARNIGPSVPEMMLIKAEYYARNNLPADAMTWVNKLRVKRFKAADYVALTASGADDALKIVIQERDREFFCRNIRWWDMRRLKDDSRFAETLTRVINGQTYTLAPTSNRYVFPIAAWNLQLNPEIEPNP